One segment of Pontibacter akesuensis DNA contains the following:
- a CDS encoding chorismate mutase, producing the protein MRASRTPIDVAQKSSFRHTGGKLVLIAGPCSAESEEQMLKTAQQLKAIKGITVFRAGIWKSRTRPNSFKGVGTVGLTWLETVKKETGLQTSCEVANAQHAEEAVKYGVDILTISGRATVNPFAMEEIAAALKGTDKPVLVNNPVYPDLGLWLGALERLNEAGITDLGLINRGFAADEQYPYRSHPRWDHMLQLREMHPELPVFCDAAHIAGRRSLLYPVSQKAVDLGVEGLLFESHTNPAAALSSPQQQLMPQELDLLINAIETKVKLDGTNHLVEQLDDLSQQMDNVDKALVDLLLRRREVSQKISLHQMGDVQESLQVNRWQQELDAWLKRDDYTQTDSSFVKSLMEALQQHRKGPLGSIASSAVA; encoded by the coding sequence ATGAGAGCAAGTAGAACACCCATCGATGTAGCACAGAAAAGCAGTTTCCGACACACTGGCGGTAAACTGGTGCTGATTGCGGGACCATGCAGTGCCGAAAGCGAAGAACAAATGCTGAAGACAGCCCAACAATTGAAAGCCATCAAGGGCATTACGGTGTTCAGGGCGGGTATCTGGAAGTCGCGCACACGCCCTAATTCGTTCAAGGGTGTCGGTACGGTGGGGTTAACTTGGCTCGAAACGGTAAAGAAAGAAACTGGCTTGCAAACTTCCTGCGAGGTAGCCAATGCGCAGCACGCTGAAGAGGCCGTGAAGTATGGCGTGGACATCCTGACCATCAGCGGACGCGCCACAGTAAATCCTTTTGCCATGGAGGAGATTGCGGCTGCTCTGAAAGGAACTGATAAGCCGGTGCTCGTAAACAACCCGGTTTACCCGGACCTTGGCCTATGGCTGGGCGCCCTGGAGCGCCTGAATGAGGCCGGCATCACGGATCTGGGATTGATAAACCGGGGCTTCGCGGCCGATGAGCAGTACCCGTACCGCAGCCACCCGCGCTGGGACCACATGCTGCAACTGCGCGAGATGCACCCGGAACTGCCGGTGTTCTGCGATGCCGCACACATAGCCGGACGCCGCAGCCTCTTGTACCCGGTGAGCCAGAAAGCGGTGGATTTGGGAGTGGAGGGTTTGCTGTTTGAGTCGCACACCAACCCTGCGGCAGCCCTGAGCAGCCCACAGCAGCAACTGATGCCACAGGAACTGGATTTGCTCATCAACGCCATCGAGACAAAGGTGAAACTGGACGGTACCAACCACCTGGTAGAGCAGCTCGACGACCTGAGCCAGCAAATGGATAATGTAGACAAGGCTCTTGTAGACCTGCTGCTGCGCCGCCGCGAGGTATCGCAGAAAATAAGCCTGCACCAGATGGGCGATGTGCAGGAGAGCCTGCAGGTAAACCGTTGGCAACAGGAACTGGATGCCTGGCTCAAGCGCGATGACTACACCCAGACAGACAGCAGCTTTGTGAAATCGCTGATGGAGGCGTTGCAGCAGCACCGCAAAGGCCCGCTGGGAAGTATAGCCTCCTCGGCGGTTGCTTAG
- a CDS encoding TerC family protein: MDNIYFWIIFNAFVLLLLGLDLFVFHRKEHEVKIKEALLWSLFWIVLSLGFNALIYFWRGPAPALEFLTGYLIEKSLSVDNLFVFIMIFNFFKVPLKYQHKILFWGIIGALVLRAIFILVGVALIAKFHFIIYILGAFLIFTGIKMAFSHGDEEVHPENNPLIKWVSRHMRITKTPVGGKFFTKIDGKWFATPLFLVLIMVESTDVVFAADSIPAILAISKDPFIVYTSNVFALLGLRALYFALAGIMQLFHYLHYGLSVILVFIGAKLMLSDIIHIDMRYALLGVGGVLAISIIASLLFPKKESELPEPPIKE; this comes from the coding sequence ATGGATAATATTTATTTCTGGATCATATTTAACGCGTTTGTGCTCCTGCTCCTGGGCCTCGACCTGTTTGTATTTCACCGCAAAGAGCATGAGGTAAAGATTAAGGAGGCCTTGCTTTGGAGCTTGTTCTGGATCGTGCTGTCGCTTGGCTTCAACGCCTTGATTTACTTCTGGCGCGGCCCCGCTCCTGCCCTCGAATTCCTGACTGGCTACCTGATCGAGAAATCTTTGAGCGTCGACAACCTGTTTGTCTTCATCATGATCTTCAACTTCTTTAAGGTGCCGCTTAAGTACCAGCACAAGATCCTTTTCTGGGGAATTATTGGGGCGCTCGTGCTGCGGGCCATCTTTATATTGGTGGGCGTGGCCCTGATTGCCAAGTTCCACTTCATCATCTATATACTGGGCGCGTTCCTGATATTCACGGGTATCAAAATGGCCTTTTCGCATGGCGATGAGGAGGTGCACCCCGAGAACAATCCGCTGATCAAGTGGGTGAGCAGGCACATGCGCATCACTAAAACACCGGTTGGGGGCAAGTTCTTTACCAAGATAGACGGCAAGTGGTTTGCTACGCCGCTGTTCCTGGTGCTGATCATGGTGGAGAGTACCGACGTGGTTTTCGCCGCCGACTCCATTCCGGCTATCCTGGCCATTTCCAAAGATCCGTTTATCGTGTACACGTCCAACGTGTTTGCGCTGCTGGGCCTGCGGGCTTTGTACTTTGCCCTGGCCGGCATCATGCAGCTGTTCCATTACCTGCACTACGGGCTGTCGGTGATCCTGGTGTTTATTGGGGCAAAGCTGATGCTTAGCGATATTATCCACATCGACATGCGCTACGCCCTGCTGGGAGTTGGGGGTGTGCTGGCGATCTCCATCATCGCCTCGCTCCTCTTCCCTAAAAAAGAAAGTGAGTTGCCAGAGCCTCCGATCAAGGAATAG
- a CDS encoding polyprenol monophosphomannose synthase, translated as MKDSLVIIPTYNERENIEAMVRKVMSLDHPFELLIIDDGSPDGTADIVRQMQLEFAGRLHLETRQGKLGLGTAYIHGFKYALRNGYEFIFEMDADFSHNPDDLIRLYLACAADGYDMAIGSRYVQGVNVVNWPMSRVLMSYFASSYVRLITGMPIHDTTAGFKCYRRKVLETIQLNKIRFVGYAFQIEMKFLSYKYGFKIKEVPIIFTDRTKGTSKMSSGIFKEAILGVFKMKIGSYFRHFDRY; from the coding sequence ATGAAAGACTCGTTGGTCATCATCCCAACCTACAACGAACGGGAGAATATTGAGGCGATGGTTCGCAAAGTGATGTCGCTGGACCACCCGTTTGAGCTGCTGATCATTGATGATGGTTCTCCGGATGGCACCGCCGACATTGTGCGGCAAATGCAACTGGAGTTTGCTGGCAGGCTGCACCTGGAGACCCGCCAGGGTAAACTCGGGCTTGGCACCGCCTATATCCACGGCTTTAAGTATGCGCTCCGCAACGGGTATGAGTTTATATTCGAGATGGACGCCGATTTCTCGCACAACCCCGACGACCTCATCCGCCTGTACCTGGCCTGCGCCGCCGACGGCTACGACATGGCCATTGGCAGCCGATACGTGCAGGGCGTAAACGTGGTAAACTGGCCCATGAGCCGCGTGCTGATGTCTTACTTCGCCAGCTCCTACGTACGCCTGATTACCGGCATGCCCATTCATGACACCACCGCGGGCTTCAAGTGCTACCGCCGCAAAGTGCTCGAAACCATTCAGCTCAACAAGATCCGCTTTGTGGGCTATGCCTTCCAGATCGAGATGAAATTCCTGAGCTACAAGTATGGCTTCAAGATAAAAGAGGTGCCCATCATTTTCACCGACCGTACCAAAGGCACGTCCAAAATGTCGTCTGGTATCTTTAAGGAGGCTATCCTGGGTGTTTTCAAGATGAAGATCGGCAGCTACTTCCGCCACTTCGACCGCTACTAG
- the hemG gene encoding protoporphyrinogen oxidase yields the protein MRVAIVGAGISGLALAYHLQKLGVPYDLFEAGPHVGGNIRTVQAGDYLLEMGPNSLHHSPELEELIRDLKLEQEVLPASPVSENRYVLRKGTYQRLPSSPLTLLSNNFFSWKAKYRILQEKKVPPSGHAYETISQFFERRFGRDVVDYAVNPFVRGIYAGDPDKLLVHKTFPLLKELEQAHGSVLKGMVLEARNARRKEVFSFVKGMQTLPDAIAGKLISLHLEHPVEMVTRSQGKYILSCSSPGDHDTEEYSTLVLALPAPKAVDLLQYTFPGMAAAMQNVQYPPMAVVHTAYNRRDVANKLNGFGVLHPKAEAAFAAGTIWSSSLFEGRCRPHEVLFTTFVGGVQSEQHALAEPEELLQQVHQELKKHHGIDADKPNFQHAHLWKQSIPQYDMHIEDAHLMARELEAEGLYIGANWLSGVSVPSCIRHAKELAHKINLKLRHAHNS from the coding sequence ATGAGAGTAGCGATAGTAGGAGCGGGCATATCGGGTTTGGCATTGGCTTATCACTTGCAGAAGCTAGGGGTACCGTACGACCTGTTTGAAGCGGGCCCTCACGTAGGCGGTAACATCCGCACGGTGCAGGCGGGCGACTACCTGCTGGAAATGGGACCTAACTCGCTACACCACTCGCCTGAACTGGAGGAACTGATCCGCGACCTGAAGCTGGAGCAGGAGGTGCTGCCCGCCTCTCCTGTGAGTGAGAACCGCTATGTGCTGCGTAAAGGCACTTATCAGCGGCTCCCCTCTTCCCCGCTCACGCTGCTCTCCAATAACTTTTTCTCCTGGAAGGCGAAGTACCGCATCCTGCAGGAAAAGAAGGTACCACCATCAGGCCATGCCTACGAAACCATTTCCCAGTTCTTCGAGCGTCGCTTTGGCCGCGATGTAGTAGATTATGCCGTCAACCCATTTGTGCGGGGAATCTACGCCGGCGACCCAGACAAACTACTGGTACACAAAACGTTCCCACTCCTGAAAGAGCTGGAGCAGGCGCATGGCTCTGTGCTGAAGGGGATGGTACTGGAGGCCAGGAACGCCCGCCGCAAGGAGGTATTCTCTTTTGTAAAGGGAATGCAGACGCTTCCCGATGCGATTGCCGGGAAGCTTATTTCGCTGCACCTGGAGCACCCCGTGGAGATGGTAACCCGCAGCCAGGGCAAGTATATCTTAAGCTGCTCCTCCCCCGGCGACCACGATACCGAAGAATACAGCACGTTGGTACTGGCATTGCCTGCCCCAAAAGCTGTGGACTTGCTGCAGTACACCTTTCCGGGCATGGCCGCAGCGATGCAGAATGTGCAATACCCGCCCATGGCTGTGGTGCACACCGCCTACAACCGCCGCGATGTGGCGAATAAACTCAACGGCTTCGGTGTGCTGCACCCCAAAGCCGAGGCTGCCTTTGCGGCGGGTACTATCTGGAGCAGTTCGCTGTTTGAGGGCCGCTGCAGGCCGCACGAGGTGCTGTTTACCACCTTCGTTGGCGGTGTGCAGTCCGAGCAGCATGCGCTTGCCGAGCCGGAGGAGCTTTTGCAGCAGGTGCATCAGGAACTCAAAAAGCACCATGGCATTGACGCTGACAAACCCAACTTCCAGCACGCACATTTGTGGAAGCAGTCCATTCCGCAGTACGACATGCACATTGAGGATGCCCACCTGATGGCCAGGGAACTGGAGGCCGAGGGGCTGTATATCGGAGCTAACTGGCTGTCGGGGGTGTCGGTGCCCAGCTGCATTAGGCACGCCAAGGAGCTGGCCCATAAAATTAATTTAAAGTTGCGGCATGCCCACAATAGCTGA
- a CDS encoding D-glycero-alpha-D-manno-heptose-1,7-bisphosphate 7-phosphatase: MHKPVQKCVFLDRDGVLNRERGNYTYTLEDFEVLPRVPKALKLLKRNGYLLVVVTNQAGIAKGLYKGSDVAACHQKLQDSCEGLIDAIYYAPNHPDFSASLSRKPDSLMLEKAIAKYNLDPAASWMVGDSLRDLEAATKVGVRGILVGDKYPPDTHAWQVQDLWEASQFILAETKKPA, encoded by the coding sequence ATGCATAAGCCAGTGCAAAAATGCGTTTTCCTCGACCGCGACGGCGTACTGAACCGCGAACGGGGAAATTATACCTATACGTTAGAAGATTTTGAAGTGCTGCCGCGCGTGCCCAAAGCCCTGAAGCTGTTGAAGAGGAACGGCTATTTGCTGGTTGTTGTTACAAACCAGGCAGGTATCGCCAAGGGGCTTTACAAAGGTAGTGATGTGGCGGCCTGCCACCAGAAACTGCAGGACAGTTGCGAAGGCCTGATCGACGCCATTTACTACGCCCCGAACCACCCTGATTTTTCGGCCTCGCTCTCCCGCAAACCAGATAGCCTGATGCTGGAAAAGGCCATCGCGAAGTACAATTTAGACCCGGCGGCCTCGTGGATGGTAGGCGACTCGCTGCGCGACCTGGAGGCAGCTACGAAAGTGGGTGTGAGAGGAATACTCGTTGGGGACAAATACCCACCCGATACGCATGCCTGGCAAGTGCAGGACCTGTGGGAGGCAAGCCAGTTTATACTTGCTGAAACAAAAAAACCGGCCTGA
- a CDS encoding type III PLP-dependent enzyme domain-containing protein gives MDKYTDLIHQTFDFPTEEFQVENNELLFNGIPLMDLIKQYGTPLKLTYLPKISSQIQRAKLFFKESMEKLDYKGTYTYCYCTKASHFSFVLEEALKNDIHIETSSGYDMQIIKALYKKGKISKGTYIICNGFKRERYRQWISELVNDGFVNCMPILDHLGEIEYYKEHIKTKTKVGIRLASDEEPKFEFYTSRLGVRYNDVIDLYEQQIKPNPNFELKMLHYFINTGIKDTSYYWSELTRFVRKYAEVKKVCPELDTIDIGGGFPIKTSIQADYDYKYMVEEVLRTIKRICNEEGVPEPNIFTEFGIFTVGESAANIYSILDEKLQNDKELWYMIDGSFITNLPDAWALNQRWPLLSVNHWDKDYRKIQLGGMTCDSQDYYNSEMHSFQVFLPKIPKGEPLYIGFFHTGAYQEQLSGYGGIKHCLIPSPQHILVDRDENGELKTWQFAPEQTSDAMLKILGYEV, from the coding sequence ATGGACAAATACACCGACCTCATACATCAAACATTCGACTTTCCGACAGAAGAATTTCAGGTAGAAAATAATGAGTTGCTATTCAACGGCATTCCGTTGATGGACCTCATCAAACAATATGGCACCCCGCTTAAATTAACATACTTACCCAAGATCAGCTCGCAGATACAGCGTGCCAAATTGTTCTTTAAGGAGAGCATGGAAAAGCTGGATTACAAGGGCACCTACACGTACTGCTACTGCACCAAGGCCTCGCACTTCTCGTTTGTGCTGGAGGAGGCGCTGAAGAACGATATCCATATCGAAACCTCTTCGGGTTATGATATGCAGATTATCAAGGCGTTGTACAAAAAGGGCAAGATAAGCAAAGGCACCTACATTATCTGCAACGGCTTTAAGCGCGAGCGGTACCGCCAGTGGATATCCGAGCTGGTGAACGACGGGTTTGTGAACTGCATGCCCATACTTGACCACCTCGGTGAGATAGAGTACTACAAGGAGCACATCAAAACGAAGACAAAAGTGGGCATCCGCCTGGCCTCGGACGAGGAGCCGAAGTTCGAGTTTTATACTTCGCGCCTGGGCGTGCGCTACAACGATGTGATTGACCTGTACGAGCAGCAGATTAAGCCGAACCCGAACTTTGAGCTGAAAATGCTGCATTACTTCATCAACACCGGCATTAAAGACACGTCTTACTACTGGTCGGAGCTTACGCGCTTTGTGCGCAAGTATGCCGAGGTGAAGAAGGTGTGCCCTGAATTGGACACGATTGACATTGGCGGCGGCTTCCCGATCAAAACCTCTATACAGGCCGATTACGATTACAAGTACATGGTGGAGGAAGTGCTGCGCACCATCAAGCGCATCTGCAACGAGGAGGGCGTGCCGGAGCCGAACATCTTCACCGAGTTCGGAATCTTTACGGTGGGCGAGAGCGCAGCCAACATTTACTCCATTCTGGATGAGAAACTGCAGAACGATAAAGAGCTGTGGTACATGATTGATGGCTCGTTTATAACAAATTTACCGGATGCCTGGGCTTTGAACCAACGTTGGCCGCTACTTTCCGTAAACCATTGGGACAAGGATTACCGTAAAATACAATTAGGCGGCATGACGTGCGACAGCCAGGATTACTACAATTCTGAAATGCACTCGTTCCAGGTTTTCCTGCCAAAGATCCCAAAAGGGGAGCCCCTTTATATTGGTTTCTTCCACACGGGTGCCTACCAGGAGCAGCTGAGTGGCTACGGCGGCATCAAGCACTGCCTGATCCCCTCGCCACAGCACATACTGGTAGACCGTGATGAGAACGGGGAGCTGAAAACATGGCAGTTCGCACCGGAACAAACCAGTGATGCCATGCTGAAAATATTAGGTTACGAAGTATAA
- the rocF gene encoding arginase, whose protein sequence is MKKIKLIEVRSELGAGTRGASMGIEALRVACWDKGSDYFKRFNSVSVPDLNYTLFDPDVFPNAHRIDSILTVQKNIARAVEQTIAQDMFPLVLAGDHSNAHGTIAGIKAAYPDKTLGVIWIDAHADIHSPYTSPSGNVHGMPLAMALNVDNLDRQINDPAPETVFFWNSLKKLGYDGPKLKPEHLVYIVVRDTEEPEDHFISKNGIKNFTYAEFTLKGAEQVAREALERLKDCDILYISFDVDSLDSKFSKGTGTPVEVGLTVQEAKDLNYFLLQDPRVVCYEMTEINPTLDTENTMAENAFDILETATEAILQKESKSTAIH, encoded by the coding sequence ATGAAAAAAATAAAACTAATCGAAGTAAGGTCCGAACTAGGCGCCGGTACACGCGGAGCCAGTATGGGCATCGAGGCGCTGAGGGTTGCTTGCTGGGACAAAGGATCCGATTATTTCAAGCGTTTCAATTCTGTTAGCGTACCCGATCTAAACTATACTTTATTTGATCCGGACGTTTTCCCGAACGCCCACCGCATCGACAGTATTCTGACTGTTCAGAAAAACATTGCCAGGGCCGTAGAGCAAACCATCGCCCAGGACATGTTTCCTCTGGTGTTGGCCGGTGACCATTCTAACGCACACGGAACCATTGCTGGTATAAAAGCGGCCTATCCGGATAAAACTTTAGGTGTAATCTGGATAGATGCGCACGCGGATATCCACTCGCCCTATACATCGCCGTCGGGCAACGTGCACGGCATGCCGCTGGCCATGGCCCTAAACGTAGACAACCTCGACCGGCAGATAAACGACCCTGCGCCGGAGACGGTGTTCTTCTGGAACTCACTCAAGAAACTGGGCTACGACGGCCCAAAACTGAAGCCCGAGCACCTGGTGTACATCGTGGTGCGCGATACTGAGGAGCCCGAAGATCACTTTATCAGTAAGAACGGCATCAAGAACTTTACCTATGCCGAGTTCACGCTGAAAGGAGCCGAGCAAGTGGCGCGCGAAGCGCTGGAGCGCCTGAAGGACTGCGACATACTCTACATCTCGTTTGATGTGGACAGCCTGGACTCCAAGTTCTCCAAAGGAACAGGTACGCCGGTAGAGGTGGGCCTGACGGTGCAGGAGGCAAAAGACCTGAACTACTTCCTGCTGCAGGACCCGCGCGTGGTGTGCTACGAGATGACGGAGATTAACCCCACGCTCGACACAGAGAACACGATGGCCGAAAACGCGTTCGATATACTCGAAACAGCCACGGAGGCCATCTTACAAAAAGAATCTAAAAGTACAGCTATACATTAA
- the argS gene encoding arginine--tRNA ligase — MQLQNAISQRISQALQAVFQISVDAAQIALQPTRKEFAGSFTFVTFPYTKQVGKGPEQIGQALGEYLKENASEIRDFNVVKGFLNLEVEEAEWLQLFRGIMGNTNYGQAEASGRKVMVEYSSPNTNKPLHLGHLRNNFLGYSVSEILKANGHEVMKVNLVNDRGIHICKSMLAYEKMGSGETPESSGLKGDHLVGKYYVLFDKAYKEQVEELVANGMEKEEAKKKAPLMLEAQDMLLKWEQGDEQVVNLWKKMNTWVYAGFDQTYRTIGVDFDKYYYESQTYTLGKERVEEGLQKGVFFNKDNGSVWVDLTEEGLDEKLLLRADGTSVYITQDLGTAELKYNDFPYDQSVYVVADEQNYHFQVLKAALKKLGKPYAEGIYHLSYGMVDLPSGKMKSREGTVVDADELVQEMIDTARQQTEELGKIEGFTEAQAQELYHTLAMGALKYFLLKVDPKKRMLFNPQESIDFRGNTGPFIQYTHARISAILRKAGEMGISVDAASFGNFEKLHETEQEVIIQLVNFPAVVKEAGNLFAPSVIASYAYELAKAYNRFYQEVSIFNETDEQARSFRIALSAMVARFVRESMKLLGIEVPERM, encoded by the coding sequence ATGCAACTTCAAAACGCCATTAGCCAGCGCATCAGCCAGGCCCTGCAGGCCGTGTTCCAGATTTCTGTGGATGCCGCACAAATCGCCCTGCAGCCTACCCGCAAAGAGTTTGCCGGCTCGTTTACCTTCGTCACGTTCCCATACACCAAGCAGGTGGGCAAAGGCCCTGAGCAAATTGGCCAGGCGCTGGGCGAGTACCTGAAGGAGAACGCCAGCGAGATCCGGGATTTTAATGTAGTGAAAGGTTTCCTGAACCTGGAGGTAGAGGAGGCCGAGTGGCTGCAGCTGTTCCGTGGCATTATGGGCAATACAAATTACGGGCAGGCCGAGGCAAGCGGCCGCAAGGTGATGGTGGAGTATTCCTCGCCGAACACCAATAAGCCGCTGCACCTGGGCCACCTGCGCAACAACTTCCTGGGCTACTCTGTTTCCGAAATTCTGAAGGCGAATGGCCACGAGGTGATGAAGGTGAACCTGGTGAACGACCGGGGCATTCACATCTGCAAGTCGATGCTGGCCTACGAGAAAATGGGCAGCGGCGAGACACCGGAAAGCAGCGGGCTGAAAGGCGACCACCTGGTGGGCAAGTACTACGTGCTGTTCGACAAGGCCTACAAAGAGCAGGTAGAGGAGCTGGTGGCCAACGGCATGGAAAAAGAGGAAGCCAAGAAGAAGGCGCCCCTCATGCTCGAGGCGCAGGATATGCTGCTGAAGTGGGAGCAGGGCGACGAGCAGGTGGTGAACCTCTGGAAAAAGATGAACACCTGGGTATACGCCGGCTTCGATCAGACCTACCGCACCATCGGCGTTGACTTCGATAAATATTACTACGAGTCGCAGACTTATACATTAGGGAAAGAGCGCGTGGAGGAAGGCCTGCAGAAAGGCGTTTTCTTTAACAAAGACAACGGCTCTGTCTGGGTTGACCTGACGGAGGAGGGGCTGGATGAGAAGCTGCTTTTAAGAGCCGACGGCACCTCAGTGTACATCACGCAGGACCTGGGCACGGCTGAACTGAAGTATAACGACTTCCCGTACGACCAGTCGGTGTACGTAGTGGCCGATGAGCAGAACTACCATTTCCAGGTGCTGAAGGCCGCACTGAAGAAACTGGGCAAGCCATACGCCGAAGGCATCTACCACCTGTCCTACGGCATGGTGGATCTGCCTTCCGGTAAAATGAAATCCCGTGAAGGCACGGTGGTAGATGCAGACGAACTGGTGCAGGAGATGATCGACACGGCACGCCAGCAGACAGAGGAACTGGGCAAGATAGAAGGCTTCACTGAGGCACAGGCGCAGGAGCTGTACCATACCCTGGCAATGGGCGCACTGAAGTACTTTCTGCTGAAAGTGGACCCGAAAAAGCGCATGCTGTTCAACCCGCAGGAGTCAATCGACTTCCGGGGTAACACCGGTCCATTCATCCAGTACACGCACGCACGCATCTCGGCCATACTTCGCAAAGCAGGCGAGATGGGTATCAGTGTAGATGCCGCCTCGTTCGGGAATTTTGAGAAGCTGCACGAAACGGAGCAGGAGGTGATCATACAGTTAGTGAACTTCCCGGCAGTGGTGAAGGAGGCTGGTAACCTGTTTGCCCCATCGGTTATCGCCAGTTATGCTTATGAGCTGGCAAAGGCGTACAACCGCTTTTACCAGGAGGTTTCCATCTTTAATGAGACGGACGAACAGGCGCGCAGTTTCCGCATTGCCCTCTCGGCGATGGTGGCGCGTTTCGTGCGCGAAAGTATGAAGCTGCTGGGTATTGAGGTGCCTGAGCGTATGTAA
- a CDS encoding glutathione peroxidase — translation MATATTSNPNAQSSDFYGFNMKTLDGKSVDFSQYKGKKVLLVNTASECGYTHQYEDLQKLHEAHGEDVVVLGFPANNFGGQEPGSNEQIASFCQKNYGVSFPMFEKISVKGEDRHPLYVWLSKNAPNNQEPDWNFCKYLVNEQGQVEAFYPSKVKPMDEQLLTAIAD, via the coding sequence ATGGCAACAGCAACTACCTCAAATCCCAATGCCCAGTCGAGCGATTTTTATGGCTTTAACATGAAAACGCTGGATGGCAAAAGTGTTGATTTCTCGCAGTACAAAGGCAAAAAAGTGCTGCTCGTGAACACCGCCTCAGAGTGCGGCTACACGCATCAATACGAAGACCTGCAGAAGCTGCACGAAGCCCACGGCGAGGACGTGGTGGTGCTGGGTTTTCCGGCGAATAACTTTGGGGGGCAGGAGCCCGGCTCAAATGAGCAGATCGCTTCTTTCTGCCAGAAGAACTATGGCGTGAGTTTCCCGATGTTCGAGAAGATTTCGGTGAAGGGCGAGGATCGGCACCCGCTTTACGTGTGGCTCTCGAAAAACGCACCAAACAACCAGGAGCCGGACTGGAACTTCTGCAAGTACCTGGTAAACGAGCAGGGGCAGGTTGAGGCGTTCTACCCATCGAAAGTGAAGCCGATGGACGAGCAGCTGCTGACGGCTATCGCCGACTAA
- a CDS encoding 1,4-dihydroxy-2-naphthoate polyprenyltransferase: MNTTHHTDTPNPGLVKAWISAFRPRTLPLALSCIGMGAFMAAANGYFSATVVGLCVLTTLFLQILSNLANDYGDSKHGADSVHREGPMRAVQAGHIQARHMKKGMLVFSLLSLVSGLLLLWVAFGTEGLMLFLVFLALGLASIWAAINYTAGDKPYGYAGLGDVFVFVFFGLVGVLGTYFLQAQELQPLVILPALVCGFFSTAVLNVNNIRDINSDKLAGKHSIPVRLGPKKARIYHLLLLLGGVLCAFAYVLLTYESPWQFLFILALPLVAVNGLNVWRKQTSKELDPYLKQMAITTLLFVLLFGIGQVV, encoded by the coding sequence TTGAATACAACACATCACACAGATACACCGAATCCAGGCCTTGTGAAGGCCTGGATTTCGGCTTTTAGGCCCCGCACACTGCCGCTGGCGCTCTCCTGCATTGGCATGGGCGCGTTTATGGCGGCGGCAAACGGCTACTTCAGCGCAACGGTGGTGGGCCTTTGTGTGCTCACCACACTCTTTCTGCAGATACTCTCGAACCTGGCCAACGACTACGGCGACTCCAAGCATGGAGCCGACAGTGTGCACCGGGAGGGACCGATGCGGGCCGTGCAGGCGGGGCACATACAAGCAAGGCACATGAAGAAGGGCATGCTGGTATTCAGTTTGCTGTCGCTGGTGTCGGGGTTGCTGTTGCTGTGGGTGGCGTTTGGTACCGAGGGGCTCATGCTGTTCCTGGTGTTCCTGGCGCTGGGGCTGGCCTCCATTTGGGCTGCCATTAACTACACCGCCGGCGACAAACCCTATGGTTATGCTGGCCTTGGTGATGTGTTCGTGTTTGTCTTTTTCGGGTTAGTGGGCGTGCTGGGTACTTATTTTCTGCAGGCGCAGGAGTTGCAGCCGCTGGTTATACTTCCGGCGCTGGTATGCGGCTTTTTCTCCACGGCTGTGCTCAACGTCAACAACATCCGCGACATCAATTCTGATAAACTGGCAGGCAAGCATTCCATACCCGTAAGGCTGGGGCCGAAGAAAGCACGCATTTACCACCTGCTGCTTTTGCTGGGTGGCGTGCTGTGTGCCTTCGCCTATGTGCTGCTTACTTATGAGAGCCCTTGGCAGTTCCTGTTTATACTTGCTCTGCCGCTGGTAGCGGTAAACGGACTGAACGTATGGCGCAAGCAAACTTCAAAAGAACTCGACCCCTACCTGAAGCAAATGGCCATCACCACGCTGCTGTTCGTGCTGCTGTTCGGGATCGGGCAGGTGGTGTAG